TGCGCGAGGATGCCGACCGTGCCACACGATTGGATCCGTACTACTGGGTGGGGCGGTGGGTGCAGTCGATCACGTCCTGCGAGAAGCCGGTACTCGCGGCGGTGAATGGCGCGGCGGCCGGCGCCGGATTCGGTCTGGCGCTGGCCTGTGATCTCCGACTGGTGAGTGCGAGTGCCACGGTCACGGCGGGCTACGTACGACGCGGGTTGTCACCCGACGCCGGCGTCACCTGGTTTCTGCCGCGACTGATCGGTCACGCGCGCGCCACCGACATCATTCTCACCGGTCGTGACGTGCGCGCCGACGAAGCCGAACGTATCGGACTCGCCACCTCGGTGCTGGCGGATGATGCCTTTGCCGATGGTGTGCAGCGTTACGCGGCGCAGCTGGCGGCTGGTCCACCGCTCGCGCTGGCGCTGTCGAAACGCCTGCTGCTGGCGAGTCCCGACGCGACGCTCGACGCGCAACTACGCGAGGAGCTCACGCACATCAAGAGCTGCTTCGCGAGTGCCGATGTGCGCGAAGCGATGGTCGCGTTCAAGGAAAAGCGTGTCCCGACGTTCGAGGGACGCTGACCGCGACGTGAATCAGCTCGTGGTGTTGCGGCCGGGGTTGTAGCGCAGACTGCCGGGCAGGGAATTGAGCAGCGGTCCGAGTTCGGTGGCGCGCTCGAGGGTGGTCACGAAGGTGAGTCCGTCGAGTGACACGACCAACAGTCCGGAAATGCCGTAGGCCACGACGCAGCAGCCGTCGGCGTGAATCACGTTGCCGGACGCGTCGACGCAGTGCACGTGGCCCATCACGCCATTGCCGGTGTCGTCGAGATCCCGTACGCGGCGCAGCGAGGCCCAGGTGCCGACGTCATCCCACGCACACTCGGTGGGGAGCACCACCAGATGGCGGCTGCGCTCGAGCAACCCGCGGTCGATCGAGACTGACGTGACCAGCTCGGCGAAGCTGGTCATGTCGCCGGTGGCCAGTTTGGGCAATCCATGCTGCAGCTCACCGGTATTGGCTTCGAGCTCGTCGAGCACGACCCGCGCGCGCCACACGAAAATGCCGGTGTTCCAGAGCGCGCCCTTGTCGATGAGCGTGTCGGCCAGCGCGGCCGTGGGCTTCTCGACGAAGTGCTCCACGTGGCACGCGCCACCCTCGGCCCGTGAGATGAACGGATCGAACGGGGTACTGGGCTGCAGATACCCGAAGCCGGTTTCACAGCGCGTCGGGGTGGCACCGAGCGCCACCAGCACCGGCTCCGATGACGCAATCGTGGCGGCTCGTCGCAGCGCGTCGCGGAAAACCCCGGGAAACCCGACCGACAGATCGGCGTGCAGGGCGCAGAACACGGTGTCGGGTCCGGCGCGTTTGGCGACTTCATGGGCGCCCCAGGCCAGCGCGGCCGCAGTGCCGAGCGGCCGCGGCTCAATGAGCATATTCGCGCGCGGGACTTCCGGAATGGCTTCGTGGAGCGCGTCCGCGATATCCGCGCTGGTGACGACGAGCACGCGTTCGGCGGGCACCAGCGGCGAGAGGCGCTCGATGGTGTCGACAATGAGCGGGCGCTCGTTGACGAGGGCCAGCAGCTGCTTGGGGCGCTTGGGCGTACTCAGCGGCCAGAAGCGGGTGCCGATGCCACCGGCAAAGACCACGGCCCAGAGCGCGGTCTGCGTCTCGAGCAGGGGCTCGAGTTCGAACTCCTCCATGGTATCCGCGATCGGCGATGATTCGACGATCACGGGAGGTGCGACGTGAGGAGCGACAGCGCGGGGCTCTGGCATCGTGGCAGCGGAGTGGAGAACACGAAGGGCGGGCTGCGAATGCAAACGCCCGTGGCAACTGGCGCATCTGCTCGGCTACGGACAACATACCTAAGCCATGCTCACCCTGCACCTCACCAACGGCGACTCGGCCGCGAGCGCGCTCGCGCGCTCCGGCCTTCCCGGGGACATTGTCTCCTGGCGCGACCTGTTGCACGACGGTCCCGTGCCACCTGATGACGACCTCGGCGCGTTTCACCGCGTCCGCGCCGAATTTCTGGCGAGCCGCGGGTGGTCGAACATCGCGGCGGCGGTCACCGACTTCGAGCAACGCGATGCTCGACTGGAAGATGTGGGGGCGGGCGACGAGGTGGTGTTGTGGTTCGAGCCCGACCTGTACGATCAACTGCAGCTGATCCAGATTCTCGCGCGATTCGAGCGTCGGGCACCGAGTGAGCGACCACGCCTCACGATCGTCCCTGCCGACTGCTACCTCGGACCGATGCTGCCGGAGAAGTTCGCGCCACTGTACGCGGCACGTCGCGCGATCACGTCGGACGACCTCGTGCACGGCGGCGTCGCGTGGCGCGCGTTTACGTCGACTACGCCCGACGACCTGCTCGACGTGACCAACCGGCTCGACCGCGAGGTGACCGCGCGCACCTACACCTCCGATGATCGTGTGCGGTTGCCGCATCTGGTGGCGGCGTTGCGTCGGCAGCTCGAGGAGTATCCGGATACCGACGCCGGATTGTCGCGCAGCGAACGACAGCTGTGTGAGGCACTGTCGCCGGGCACGATCACGCTGGGCAAGCTGTTCGCGGCACATCAGGCCACGGAGTCGTGGGTGTGGCTCGGTGATTTGAGCTTCGCGTGGTACGCCGAGCGTCTCAGTGATTGCGCGCATCCGATCGTAGTGCATACCAACGGCTCGCGCGTGATTGCGCCGCTGCGTGACACCGACGGCCGGGCATTCTGGGAGCGCGCCGTGCAGCTGACGCCGTTCGGACAGGATGTGGTTCGCGCCCGCGCTGATGTTGTTCGGGCCAACGGCATCGACCGCTGGATCGGCGGCACGCACTGCACGAATGCGCAGTACTGGCGTTGGGATGCGCGCACGCAACGAACCGAACTCTTTCCCCGCCCATGATGGACCCCAGCGCCGACGTTGACGCCGAACTGCTGGCGATGCTCGAAGCAGACATGACACTCGAGGCGGCGCGTCCGATTCTCGAGCTGGCGGCCGGCTACTTCGCCGACACGCGACGGGGCGAGGGCCCGGTGTCCACGTGGCACAGTGCGCAGGTGATCGCCGACCGCATCGCCGGGCCGATGCCGCGCGGTGCGCGGGCGCTGCCGGATGTGGCGCGCCGCTTGTCGTCGCTGCTGTTGGAGGACGTGAACCGACTGGCGCACCCGATGTACATCGGGCATCAGGTGTCGGCCCCGCTGCCGGCGGCCGTGTGGACCGATGCGCTGATCAGCGCGCTCAATCAGTCGCAGGCCGTGCGCGAGATGTCGCCGTCGTTCACGCCGCTGGAGCATCAGGTGATCGCGTGGATGACCGATCTCGTGGGGTGGGATGAGCAGGCGGGTGGCACGATGACGTCAGGTGGTACCGAAGCGACGTTCACCGCGCTGTTGGCGGCGCGCAGTCGCGCGGTGCCCGACGTCTGGACGAACGGGCTCGGAGCGAACCCGCCGGTGGTGGTGTGCGGCGAGCATGCGCATTACGCCGTGTCGCGGGCGGCGGGTGAGATGGGAATTGGCCTCGCTCGGGTCATCGTGATTCCGTCGCGCGCGTTGCGCATGGATACCGACGCCCTGCGCGCGCGTTTGGCGGCGTTGCGGGCCACCGGCACGCGGGTGATGGCCGTGGTGGCTACGGCAGGGTGTACCGCGACGGGCAGCTTCGATGATCTCGACGCAGTGGCCGACCTCTGCGACGAGTTCGCGGACGATCATGGTCCGTTGTGGCTACATGTCGACGCGGCGCATGGCGGTGCCGCGATCCTGTCAGCGCAGCATCGCCATCGGGTGAAGGGGATCGTGCGGGCGCGGTCGTTCGCGTGGGACCCGCACAAGACGCTGTTGCTGCCGCTGTCGGCCGGCATGGTGCTGGTGCGCGATCAGGACGATCTCACGCGCGCCTTCACGCAGGAGGCACCGTATCTCTTCAGCTCCGGATCCGACGCGCAGATCTGGGATATGGGTCCGCGCTCCTTCCAGTGTTCGCGTCGCGCCGATGTGCTGAAGCTCTGGGTGGCGATCGAGCGCTATGGATCCGACAATCTGGCGCGGTTGTACGATCGGCTCTGCCGGATGGCGCAGACACTGCATGGCCTGCTCAGCGCCCGCAGCGACTTCACACCGCTGCACGAGCCGATGTCGAACATTCTGTGCTTCGCCTGGACGCCGTCGGGAGTGGCCGCGGCCGATCTCGATATGTTGACCGATGCGCTGCGCGAGCGCTACAACCGCTCGGGTCGTGGTTGGATCACCGCGACCACGCTGGACGGTCGTCGCGTGCTCCGCATTACCGTGATGAACGCGCGCACCAACGAAACGCACCTCGCCACACTGGTGGACGGACTGTCGGCGGAGGCCGCGCTGCTGCTGCATAAGCGTTAGCACACGCGTCGGCACACGCGCTAGCACTAGCGCATCGCGGCGCGAGGGCGCATCTGTGTTCTGATGCGAAGCCTCCCCTCCCCTCGGTTCATGAGACTCCCGACATGCGCAACACCCTGCTGACGCGCGGTGGCGCCGCGGCGTTCGGACTGCTGCTGATCAGCGGCTGCTCGCCGACCACGCTCGCCCGGCGCACGATCAATCCACCGGGCATCTCGCCGCTGGTGCCGGCGTACTCGGTGGCGATTCGATCCGGCTCTCAGGTGTTTGTGTCGGGCATGACCGGCATCAAACCGGGCACGCAGGATATCATCGAGGGGGGCGTCGAGATTCAGACGCGTCAGACACTCGAGAACATCCGCACCGCCCTGCAGTCGGCTGGTGCGAGCATGGCCGATGTCGGCGAGTGCACGGTATTCCTGACCGACATGCGCGACTACGCCGCGATGAATGGTGTATATACCGAGTACTTCCGCGTCGATCCCCCGGCGCGCGCGACGGTCGCCGTGACCGCCCTCCCGCGTCCCGCCGCGCGCGTGGAAATCAAGTGCAGCGCACAGATCCGTTCTCCGGAGACGCCGTGACGACCCCGCTCCACTCCAAGCGTGGTGCAGACCTTCTGCACGACCCCTTCCTGAACAAGGGCACCGCCTTCACCGACGCCGAGCGCGATGCGTTTGGATTGCGCGGGCTGTTGCCGCCGCGGGTGATGTCGCAGGACGAGCAGATGGAGCGCATTCTGCCTGGCGTACGCTCCAAGCCGTCGCCGCTCGAGCAGTACGTGTACCTCGTTGCGCTGCACGATCGCAACGTCACGCTCTTCTATCGATTGGTGATGGATCACCTCGAAGAGCTGATGCCGATCCTGTACACGCCGACGGTCGGTCAGGCCTGCCAGGAGTTCGGCCGCATTTTCCGTCGCAGTCGCGGCATGTACATCACGGCCGCCGACAAGGGACACGTGGCGGAGGTCCTCGCCAACTGGCCGCAGGACGATATCCGCATGATCGTCGTGACCGACGGCGAACGCATTCTCGGTCTGGGTGATCTCGGCGCCAATGGCATGGGCATCCCGATCGGTAAACTCACGTTGTATACGGCGTGCGCGGGTGTGGCTCCGAATCAGTGTTTGCCAATCACGATCGATGTGGGCACGAACAACACCACGCTGCGGGAGAGTCATTCGTACGTGGGGCTGCGTCAGCCGCGGTTGCGCGGTGCCGAGTACGACGAGCTGCTGGATGAATTCGTCGAGGCGGTGCAGGCGCGCTTTCCGATGGCCTGTCTGCAGTTCGAGGACTTCGGCAACCACAATGCGTTCTCGCTGCTCGAACGATGGCGCGACCGAATCTGCACGTTCAACGACGACATTCAGGGCACCGCGTCGGTCGCCCTCGCCGGGTTGTATTCCGCGGCACGCATCAGTGGTACGCCGCTGCGTGATATGCGCCTCCTGTTTCTTGGCGCCGGCGAGGCCGGCATCGGCATCGGCGATCTCGTGGTCGAGGCGCTCTGCTCGGAGGGCCTGTCGCTCGCCGAGGCGCGGCGTCACTGCTGGTTCGTGGATTCGAAGGGACTCGTGGAGCACTCGCGCACCGACCTGGCGGAGCACAAGAAGCCCTTCGCGCACGATCATGCACCGGTGAAGACGCTACTGGAGGCGGTGGAATCGCTCAAGCCGCACGCCATCATCGGCGTCTCGGGCACGCCGAACACGTTCACTAAGGACGTGTTGGAGGCGATGGCGAGGGAGCGTGCGCGGCCGATCGTGCTCGCGCTGTCGAATCCCACGTCGAAGGCCGAGTGCACGGCGCTGCAGGCGTATTCGGCCACCGATGGTCGCGCCATTTTTGCCAGCGGCAGTCCGTTTGCGCCGGTCACGTACAAGGGCAAGACCCACGTGCCGGGACAGGGCAACAATGCGTACATCTTCCCCGGCGTCGGCCTTGGCGTCACCGTGAGTGCGTCGTCCCGCGTGACGGAAGCGATGTTCGCGTCGGCGGCGCGCACACTGGCGTCGATGGTGACCGACGATGACCTGGCGATAGGACGCATCTATCCAAGTTTGTCGCGCATTCGCGAAGTGTCACGCGCCATCGCGATCGAAGTGGCCACGTTGGCCTTCGACCGCGGGTTGGCGCGGGTGGAGCGGCCGGCTGACATCGCGGCCGCCGTGACGGACGCGATGTTCGAGCCGCACTACGTGTCGCTGATCTAGTGTTGAGCTAAGTCAGAATCGCAACGAGAGGCAGCTCAGTCCCCCGTCCATCTTGGCAAACTCGCTCATCGCCAACGGTTCCAGCGTGTAACCGGCCGCACGCAGCATCGCGTGCGTGCCGGGGAAGTCGTCGGCCACGAAGATCGCATCATTCACCCGCACACAATTCGCGGCGTACTCCTCGCCGGCCGGCACTCGCAGCACTGTCCGGTCGGCAAATGCCTCGTGCGCCGCGAGCGACTCGATACAGAGCAGGCGATCGGCGTCGAGGGCCACGACACCGCTCTTGAGATGCAGGATGCCAGGCGTCTGGCGGATATCGACGAGCCGCGATGCGACACCGTGCTTCGACAACCACTCGGCCAACTGTCGGGCGCCCTCGTGATTGGTGCGCAGCGAAATGCCGATGAACGCCGTGTCGCCAGCCTCGCAGACGTCGCCCGCATCGAGCGTCCCGGGACTCGTGATCTCCGGTAGCTCCGCAAAGAACCCAGCGAGGGCGTCGCGGATGGCGTGGACCTCACCGGCGCGACTTTCCGCGCCTGGACGGGTGATAATGGCGCCCTGGCCGGGGAGAATGAGTGCGGTGTCCTCGACGAACGTGGAGTCGGGATGCGCGTCGTCAGTGGGAAGGGCGATGACGTCGCAACCGTGCCGCTCGAGCGCCGCGCAATACGCGGCGTGCTGCGCGAGGGCCAGCTCGACGTCGGGAAGGCCGAGATCGACGGTGGTGAGTCCGTCGGCGAAGTTGCGCGCGGGTGGGCGGACAATCGCCTGTGTGAAGCGTGAGAACATACGCAGAGTATGGCGCTTCGCGTGTCGCGGCGGAATACTTCCGCACGTGGAACTCATCGATCTCGAATTCAGCGCGCACGAGATGCGCACAATGGCCGACCAGGTGGTGGCGCGGTGTGTGGAGCACATCACCACGCTGCCGCGCCAACCGCTGTACGGGGTGCACGACGCGGAGGCGCTCTGCGAGCGCATGCGCGAGTCGTCGCCAGACTCCGGCACGCCGTTGACCGCGCTGCTCGACGACTTGTTCACGACGTACATCCCGCAGTCGTTCAATACGCCATCGCCTGGGTATCTCGCGTACATCCCGGGCGGCGGCCTGTTTCCGGCGGCGTTAGCTGATTTCATCGCGGATACGACCAATCGCTACACGGGCATCTGGCAAGCGGCTCCGGCGCTGGTGCAGCTGGAGGCCAATGCGCTGGAGTGGCTGCGCGAATGGATGGGATTTCCCATCGGCACGCGCGGCGTGTTCACCACCGGTGGATCGATGGCCACGTTCAACGCCGTACTCTGCGCGCGTGAACGGCACCTGGGCGTCGATATTCGTCGCGGCGTACTGTACACGTCGGATCAGGCGCACCATTGCGTGATCAAGTCGGCGAAGCTGGCCGGCATCATGCCCGATCGCGTGCGCTCCATTCCCTGCGACGCGCAGTTCCACGTGGCCGTCGACGCGTTGCGCGAGGCGATCGCGCAGGACCGCCGTGACGGGCTGCTGCCATTCATGGTGGTATCGAACGCCGGCACCACCAACACGGGTGCCGTGGATCCGCTCGATGCCGTCGCCGACCTCTGCGTCGCTGAACAGCTCTGGCATCATGTGGACGGGGCTTACGGCGCGTTCTTCCAGCTGTGCGACGACACGCGCGCGGTGCTTCGTGGTATCGAGCGCGCAGATTCGCTCACGCTCGATCCGCACAAGGGCATGTTCATGCCGTATGGCACGGGTGCGCTACTGGTGCGCGATGGCGCGGCGCTGCGGGCGGCGCATGGAGCCACGGCCGACTATCTGCCCGATATGCCCAGTGCATCGGAGTTCTATGACCCGAGTCAGCATGGGCCGGACCTGTCACGCGGATTTCCCGGGCTACGCATGTGGCTCACGATCAAGCTGTATGGCGCCGATGCCTTCCGGGCGGCGATCAACGAGAAGCGTGCGCTGGCGCTCGACGCGGCGGCTCGCGTCGCGCAGTTGCCGCATGTGGTGCTCGACGCGCCGCCGGAGCTTTCGCTGTTTCCGTTTCATCTCACGTGGCCCAATGCTACGTTGGCGCAGGAGGACGCGGCCACTCGCGAGCTGATGGCGGCTGTGTCGCAGCGGGGACGCGTGATGATCAGCGGCGCGGTGGCCGGTGGTCGTTACGTGGGCCGGGTCTGTGTGCTGAGCTTCCGGACGCATGCGGCGCAGATCGATCATCTCGTCGAGGACATGGACGCCGCGATCTCGGAGGTCGTGGCGAAGCACCGGACCCTATCGCAGTAGCCCCAACGCCTCGGCGTCGCCGCGCAGGTAAATCGGCGCGCGCTCGGTGTAGACCGCCGCATTCGACGAGATGGAGGCGGGATATCCAGCGAGCCTCCACTCCATCGTGAGTGTGGCGCGCCCGCCCGATTCGCTCACTGCGTAAAGTGCATACCACGGAACGCCGCGCTCCGGGGTGAAGATCGCCTTGCCCGGACCATCGTTCGCCGTCCACGTCCCGGTGATATGCTGCTTGTTGCCGGGCGCCGCCCAGTCGTGGTCCATGAGTTCGACGCGCTGGAAATGGCCGTAGCTGTTCGTTTCATCGAAGAGCGCCATGACGTCGAAGTACAACGGGTCGGGCGCACTCCAACTGCGGTTTCGCAGGATCCACTCGCCAACGAACGTGCCCCGGTGCTGGGCGTGGTAGAGCATACGGTTCGTGAGCAGCGGCTCCCACGGACGACTGTTTCCGCTTTCAGCACCGGTGCGAAAGTACGGTTGAACGACTTCGGCGACGTGTCGTGCCACGAGCGCCGCCTTGAGGTCGTCGCGCAGATAGTCGAATGGCGACACGGGCGAGCCGGTCGTGCCCCCAGTGCGTTCGCCGTCGGTGCGGCGATTGTCGATGAGCATGAACTCGGCGCTGCCGCTCATGTTGCCCACCGGGTCGCCCTCGCGCACCTTGGCGCCAAGCGACACCAACGGCAGGTCCGCATCGAGGTGCTTACCGACGAGCCCCTGACCATAGTCGATCGTGATGAAGTACTCGTGGCGCCCGTCGGCGGTACCGCGCAAGCCCATGTCTTCGATCTTGGACACGGTGCCGGCGGCCCAACTGCGCACGGGTATGCCGAGCCGTGTCGGAATCCAGACGTGATTGAGCCCCTCCACGTGGCCGCCCTGGTGGGCGCCGAAGGCACCGAGGCCCGCGCCAGGGCCGAAGCGGATGTCGGCCAGCGCAACTGGCAGTGCGAGACGAACCGGGGAGCCCCAGCTTGGCACGGGCTGGGTGTACGCGCCGTCGACCCAGGGCACGTCGCGCACGGCCGCCGGCGCCTGCGTGCTGTCATTGCCCGTCGCGCCACCGTCGCCGCATCCGAGAGCTACGGCGGCGAAGAGGGTGAACGCGAGGGCGGTGCGAGGGTGGGACATGGGTCGACTCCTGAGTAGAGCGCCTTCGGAGGTTGTACCCTTGCTGGTATCGGCCGCTCGACGCCGGTCGCCCAACGCCGGTCTTCGACGCATCTTTGGCCGTCCCGAGGATGCCGCGTGAAAAAGACCGTTCTCCTGTACGGCCTCGTGGGTGGCGTGCTGATCGCCGGCCTGCGCTTGGTCGAATACCGTTTTCTCGTGCTCGAGCACTCGCTCGAGATCTACGGCGGGATCGTCGCCGCCCTCTTCGCGGCGCTCGGCCTCTGGCTCGGCCGCAAGCTGACGCGCCCGCGCGAGACCGTGGTCGTGCGCGAGGTGCCGGTCGAGGTGCCGGTCGAAGTGCGCGTAGAGGTTCCCGTAGAAGTGCCGGTCGGACCGTTCGAGCGCAACGCGACGCGGCTGGCATCGCTCGGCATTACGCCGCGGGAACTCGACATCCTGGAGGCGATGGCCGCCGGCCACAGCAATCGAGAGATCGCCGAACGGCTGTTCGTCAGTGAAAACACCGTGAAAACTCACGCGGCCCGCCTGTTCGACAAACTCGATGCCAAGCGGCGCACACAGGCCGTCCAGCTGGCCAAAGAGGCCGGGCTCATCCCCTGAGGGTCGCCTGAACGGGTGATTTTCGGCCGTTTCGGGCGAAATCATCCATTCGGGTGACGCGCCCGCGGGCCTCCGGAGACCAGACTGGCGCACGTTCACGCTCGCTCTCTCCACGCCAACGTCACGACCTATGCGCAACATCGTTCTGAAGTTCGGCCTGATCTCCGGCGCGCTCCTGTCGGTCATGATGGCCATCACGATCCCATTCCAGGACGAGATCGGCTTCGACTACGGCATGATCGTCGGCTACACGACGATGGTGCTCTCCTTTCTCTTCGTCTACTTCGGCATCCGTAGCTATCGCGATACCGTGGCTGGTGGCTCGTTGACCTTTGGACGGGCGTTCAAAGTCGGCGCGTTGATCGCGCTGATCGCGTCGTGCTGCTACGTGGCCACGTGGGAAGTCATGTACTTCAAGTTCATGCCCGACTTCACCGCGAAGATGACGGCGCACACGGTTGCCAAGGCGCGGGCCGCCGGCGAGAGCCCGGAAGCGATTGCGAAGAAGCAGCAGGAGATGGCGGAGTTCGCGGTGATGTACCGGAATCCGGCGATCAATGCGGCCATGACCTTCCTCGAACCGCTGCCGGTGGCGTTGATTATGACGTTGGTGTCCGCTGGGTTGCTCAGCCGCCGCTCGATCCCTCCACGACAAACCTGATGGCGTATATCGCCCCCGAAACCCGCCTGCGCGAGCTTACCCCGGTTCCGCTGCTCGTCGGTGCGGTGCTCGGCCTGATTTTCGGCGCCTCGTCGCTGTATCTCGTGCTCAAAGTCGGGCTCACCGTGAGCGCGTCGATCCCGGTGGCGGTCATCTCGATCACGATCTTCCGCCTCTTTGCACGACTGGGCGGCCGTGATGCGACGATCCTCGAGCACAACATCGTGCAGACGGCGGGCTCGGCGGGCGAATCGATTGCCTTCGGCATCGGCGTCACGATGCCGGCGATCCTCATTCTCGGCTTCGACCTCGAGATTGCGCGCGTGCTGCTGGTGGCGGTGCTGGGCGGTGTGCTGGGCATTCTCATGATGATACCGCTGCGTCGGGCGTTGATCGTGGCGCAGCACGGTGTGCTGAAATATCCGGAGGGGACGGCGTGCGCCGAGGTGCTCAAGGCCGGCGCGAATGCCGAGTCGCGCGCGGCGGCGAGTGATGCGGCGAAGCGCGAGCAGGAAGCGTTGGGTGGGGCTGGCACGAGTGCCCGCACGATCTTCACGGGCTTCGGCATCGGCATCGTGTACAAGACGGCGATGTCGGCGCTTCGCGCGTGGAAGGATGTTCCTGAGAAAGTGTTCGGCGCGCCCTTCTCGGCCGCGTCGGTCTCGGTGGAAGTGTCGCCGGAGTTGCTGGGAGTGGGCTACATCATCGGCCCGCGCGTGGCGGCGGTGATGTTTGCTGGTGGCGTGCTGGCGTATCTCGTGCTCATTCCGATGATCGCCTACTTCGGATCGGCGCTCACGACCCCGTTGGCACCAGAGGCCCGCGCGCTGATTCGCGACATGGGCCCCGGAGCGATCCGTAACGCGTACGTGCTGTACATCGGCGCGGGCGCGGTGGCGGCGGGCGGCATCATCAGCGTGATCCGATCGATGCCGACGATCTGGCATGGGCTGCGCGAGGGACTGCGCGATGTGTCGAATTCCACAGCTGCCACGGTTCGCGATACGGTGCGGACCGACCGCGACCTGTCGATCAAGTTGGTGCTGCTCGGTATCGTTGCGCTGCTCGTCGCGCTGGTGGGCGCGAGCCCGCTGTACGTGGGAGGCACCGGCTTCGGCACGCGGATCGCGGCCGCGCTGCTGATCGTGGTGTTCGGCTTTCTGTTCGTGACCGTGTCGTCGCGCCTCACCGGCGAGATCGGTTCGTCGTCGAATCCGATTTCCGGCATGACGGTGGCTACGCTGCTGCTGACTTGTCTGGCGTTTGTGCTGCTGGGGTGGACGGGCAGCAACTACTACGTGACCGCGCTGTCGATCGGCGCGATCGTGTGCATCGCGGCGTCGAATGGCGGCACAACGTCGCAGGACTTGAAGACGGGCTTCTTGGTGGGCGCCACGCCGCGCTCACAGCAAATTGCGATCGTGGTTGGGGCGCTGGTGTCAGCGTTGGCGCTCGGACCGATTCTGCTGCGTCTCAATGCCGCCGGTACCGTGTATGTGAGTGCGTCGGCGATAGCGGCCGATGCGCCTGGCGGCACCGCGCTCACCAGCGGCGAGACCGTGGATGTGCGCACGCTCGCGCGTCGTGAGTCGGTGGACGGTCTCATGGCCGACGGCAGCACCGACTCGCGCGAGTACTGGGTGTGGCACAAGCAAGACCCGAGCGGTGGCAACGCCGAGAAGTACCTCGTGGACGACGCGGGCAAGCCGGTGTACTTCGTGGATCCGGGCATCAACGGCAGCATTCGGAAGCTCGCGAACGGTCAGGACGTCCCCAAGTTCGACGCGCCGAAGGCCACGCTGATGTCGTACATCATCAAGGGCATTCTGGGCGGGAAGCTGCCATGGGGGCTTGTGCTGCTGGGCGCGATGATCGCGCTGGTGCTCGAGCTGTCGGGCATTCCGTCGCTGGCCTTTGCGGTCGGCGTGTATCTGCCGATCTCAACGTCCGCGCCGATCTTTGTGGGCGGTGTGGTGCGCTGGGCGGTGGATCGCTGGATCGCGCGCAAGCATGTCGGGCGCAACCTTACCGACGATGAACTGGCGGCGGAGGGCGACAAGAGTCCCGGGGTGCTGATGGCGTCCGGTTACATCGCGGGCGGCGCGATCGCCGGCATCCTGATCGCCTTCGTGGCGGGAGTACCGGCGATGGCGGGGCTCAATCGTGCGATCGAAGCGATGTCGGCGAACAACCCACTGTTCTCGGGGCCGATGGCCGACGCGCTGTCGCTGGTGCCGTTCGTGGCGTTGATCGCGGTGCTGTATCTGACTGGGCGCGAGAAGCTGCTGGCGCGGCCTGCTACAGGGCCTTCTTGATCGCCGCTTCGAGGTTCTGCGTGCCGCCGACGCCGGTGTAGACGATCTTGCCCGCCTTATTCACGACCACGACGTAGCTGGTGGCCGGCACATCGTAGGCGCCGCTCACGGTGCCCTTCTTGTCGTACAACAACTCGCCGCCGAGCTTGTTCGCCTTCTGCCAGCCCTTCACGCGGTCG
This region of Gemmatimonas groenlandica genomic DNA includes:
- a CDS encoding DUF1835 domain-containing protein produces the protein MLTLHLTNGDSAASALARSGLPGDIVSWRDLLHDGPVPPDDDLGAFHRVRAEFLASRGWSNIAAAVTDFEQRDARLEDVGAGDEVVLWFEPDLYDQLQLIQILARFERRAPSERPRLTIVPADCYLGPMLPEKFAPLYAARRAITSDDLVHGGVAWRAFTSTTPDDLLDVTNRLDREVTARTYTSDDRVRLPHLVAALRRQLEEYPDTDAGLSRSERQLCEALSPGTITLGKLFAAHQATESWVWLGDLSFAWYAERLSDCAHPIVVHTNGSRVIAPLRDTDGRAFWERAVQLTPFGQDVVRARADVVRANGIDRWIGGTHCTNAQYWRWDARTQRTELFPRP
- a CDS encoding enoyl-CoA hydratase/isomerase family protein gives rise to the protein MTAHIDSFEHLLIDTTAAGVRTITLNRPERLNAVNPRLATELPIAMANAAREDAVRVVVITGAGRGFCAGLDLGEPGLREDADRATRLDPYYWVGRWVQSITSCEKPVLAAVNGAAAGAGFGLALACDLRLVSASATVTAGYVRRGLSPDAGVTWFLPRLIGHARATDIILTGRDVRADEAERIGLATSVLADDAFADGVQRYAAQLAAGPPLALALSKRLLLASPDATLDAQLREELTHIKSCFASADVREAMVAFKEKRVPTFEGR
- a CDS encoding RidA family protein gives rise to the protein MRNTLLTRGGAAAFGLLLISGCSPTTLARRTINPPGISPLVPAYSVAIRSGSQVFVSGMTGIKPGTQDIIEGGVEIQTRQTLENIRTALQSAGASMADVGECTVFLTDMRDYAAMNGVYTEYFRVDPPARATVAVTALPRPAARVEIKCSAQIRSPETP
- a CDS encoding mannose-1-phosphate guanylyltransferase codes for the protein MIVESSPIADTMEEFELEPLLETQTALWAVVFAGGIGTRFWPLSTPKRPKQLLALVNERPLIVDTIERLSPLVPAERVLVVTSADIADALHEAIPEVPRANMLIEPRPLGTAAALAWGAHEVAKRAGPDTVFCALHADLSVGFPGVFRDALRRAATIASSEPVLVALGATPTRCETGFGYLQPSTPFDPFISRAEGGACHVEHFVEKPTAALADTLIDKGALWNTGIFVWRARVVLDELEANTGELQHGLPKLATGDMTSFAELVTSVSIDRGLLERSRHLVVLPTECAWDDVGTWASLRRVRDLDDTGNGVMGHVHCVDASGNVIHADGCCVVAYGISGLLVVSLDGLTFVTTLERATELGPLLNSLPGSLRYNPGRNTTS
- a CDS encoding pyridoxal phosphate-dependent decarboxylase family protein; its protein translation is MMDPSADVDAELLAMLEADMTLEAARPILELAAGYFADTRRGEGPVSTWHSAQVIADRIAGPMPRGARALPDVARRLSSLLLEDVNRLAHPMYIGHQVSAPLPAAVWTDALISALNQSQAVREMSPSFTPLEHQVIAWMTDLVGWDEQAGGTMTSGGTEATFTALLAARSRAVPDVWTNGLGANPPVVVCGEHAHYAVSRAAGEMGIGLARVIVIPSRALRMDTDALRARLAALRATGTRVMAVVATAGCTATGSFDDLDAVADLCDEFADDHGPLWLHVDAAHGGAAILSAQHRHRVKGIVRARSFAWDPHKTLLLPLSAGMVLVRDQDDLTRAFTQEAPYLFSSGSDAQIWDMGPRSFQCSRRADVLKLWVAIERYGSDNLARLYDRLCRMAQTLHGLLSARSDFTPLHEPMSNILCFAWTPSGVAAADLDMLTDALRERYNRSGRGWITATTLDGRRVLRITVMNARTNETHLATLVDGLSAEAALLLHKR